The genomic region tgtcatgcaggctggagtgcagtggtgcaatcttggttcactgcaacctccacctcccagattccagtgattctcctgcctcagcctcccaagtagctgggattacagacaccacAATACTGGGCTAacttgtgtttttagtggagacgaggtttcgccatgttggccaggctggtctcgaacccctgatctcaagtgatccacccacgttggcctcccaaagtgctgggattacaggtatgagccactgcgcccagccaacagagtttaattgagcaaaacACAActcatgaattgggcagcactCAGAACCAATGGGGGAGATTCGAGAGCTCCACTCTGTAATGTGGGCAGGGAATTTTTATAGATAGAACACAGAagtgagataaaaaaaaaatcacaattagcTTGATTTTGTTACGGCTTGAGATGTTTGCCTTATATGGACATGATCAGATCAGTTAGCAGCCTGTGATTTGTTGAGACTCAGCTATTTGTTCCAAAATATACTCATAGGTTAAGCTTTTAGCTTGTTTCTGTGGTACATTAGGTTGCAGTTTGTTGTTACCTAGAAACTCAAGGCACAGAGGCAGCCTGTTAATTGAGTTAATTTAACAgttcaaacaaatatttatgcaccagtgtttataacagcactattcacagagTTAGTTTGAAAGCAATCTAAATTCCTTCTTTGTATAGCCTAGACATTTCTCCTGGCCATAAGAAGGAGTGATGccctgacacatgctacaatgtggatgaaccttgaaaacatgctcagTGAATGAAGCCAGACAGAAAAGGCATTAACCCAgatatatgaaatatccagaacaggCAAGTCcattcattgagacagaaaagCGACCTGCGGTTGCCAGGGCAtgagaggagtgtggaatgggtCTGCTTAATGGATGGGAGTTTTATTTTGGGGTGGGGAAAGTGTTTGGGGACGAAAtagaggtggtggtggttgcacaatgTTGTGAATGTCACTGAATTGTTTACTTTAGTTAATTACACGCTATGCTGATTTTATcacaataaactattttaaaattattttgtgaaaaacTGTGATGcttgggatttgcttcaaaataatgtgGGTGGGATGGAGGTTCgaaaagttaccaaaaaaaaacaaaaaaaaaaaagaaagaaaactccgGCTTGCAAAGAAGAAAACGGATCGGCCGTGGATCCCTCTCCAGCTCGAGGGCTGGAGCTGCGGCGGAGGCAGGAGCTGGAAGCGAGGGGTCTGCTGGCAAAGGCGGGAGTGCAGGTTCCGCTCGAAGCCCCGGCAGCCGCGGCAGGAACCGGCCTGGACGGGGTGGGGGGCGCCGCGGAGGCCGGCGGGACTTCCCATGTCTTTCTCCTCGAGCTCGGAAAAAGTTCCCACCCGGGGAATCCCGACCCTCCAACTTCGAGACCGCCGGTTCCGCGCTCGGCCCCCACCTGGACCgagagctggggctgggctgcCGCGCCCCCGGCTCTGTCCCCGCGAGGCCCCGCTCCCAGCCCCACCTAGGACACCAGGGACTCCCGGGACACctgcggggcggggccggggcgagGCGGGGCGGGCTCGAGGCCgtaccccggaggcggagctgcGAGCTCCCCGCCCACCCCGCGCCCCCAGCCCTCGGTGCGCAGCGGGGCCGACCCTCAGCCCGGCAGCGCCTTCCCGGAGGTGGGGGCCGCCCGCGCCATGGCCGCCGCCCAGCCCAAGTCCCCCGCGGGGGTGACCGCCCGGCGCCTGGCCCGGGGCTGCTGGTCCGCCCTCTGGGACTACGAGACGCCCAAGGTGATCGTGGTGAGGAACCGGCGCCTGGGGGTCCTGTACCGCGCCGTGCAGCTGCTCATCCTGCTCTACTTCGTGTGGTGCGCGGGGAGCGGGGCGCGGGGCGCAGGGCAAGGGCTGGGATTGGGGGCGCTGGGACTGGGGGCGCGGAGCAGGGGCTGGGACTCGGGGTGCTGGGCTGGAGGCGCGGGGCAGGGGCTGGGACCGGGGGCgcggggcaggggctggggctgggactgggggcgtggggcaggggctgggactCGGGGTGCTGGGACCGGGGGCGCGGGGCAGGGCCTGGGGTTGGGACCGGGGGCGCGGGGCAGGGGCTGGGATTGGGGGCGCGGGGCAGGGGCTGAGGCTGGGACTGGGGGCGTGGGGCAGGCCCCAAGAGCCCCGCAGAGCGGACCCGGGTCGCGGGAGGGCCCGTACGGTGCCTGCGGGCGGACTCAGACTTCCCAGGGTCGCCTCCGGAGCCGGCGCCGCCCCTGCCCGCAGGTACGTATTCATTGTGCAGAAAAGCTACCAGGAGAGCGAGACGGGCCCCGAGAGCTCCATCATCACCAAGGTCAAGGGGATCACCACGTCCGAGCACAAAGTATGGGACGTGGAGGAGTATGTGAAGCCCCCCGAGGTACGGGCCGCCCCCTGCCCCCCGCCCCGCCGTGCACCCCACCCTAGTGGGCGGAGGGGGCAGCAGCTGCCGCCTGGCCGACCGCCCCCTCTTTCTGAGCCCAGGGGGGCAGCGTGTTCAGCATCATCACCAGGGTCGAGGCCACCCACTCCCAGACCCAGGGAACCTGCCCCGAGGTGAGGGGATCCCGCGGCGCTGGGGGACCCTGCCTCAGCTAGGCGGGCCAGCTGTCCCTTGTGGGGTCCCTGACTGGGCCGCCTCCACCCTAGAGCATAAGGGTCCACAACGCCGCCTGCCTCTCCGACGCCGACTGCGTGGCTGGGGAGCTGGACATGCTGGGAAACGGTCAGTGTGCGCCAGCTGGGGCTGGGCGGGTGGGGCAGGGCTGCGTCCCAGCTAATGCCTCAGtgacctctgcctcacaggcctGCGGACCGGGCGCTGTGTGCCCTATTACCAGGGGCCCTCCAAGACCTGCGAGGTGTTTGGCTGGTGCCCGGTGGAAGATGGGGCCTCTGTCAGGTGCACCTGCGCCCCGGCCTGGGGCCCAGCCTCCACTCTGATCCTTTTCCTCTGACCAGAGCCCAAACGGGCGGGGCAGGAGTGACAAgagctggggaggggtgggggccaATGCCAGGCGGGAGCTTTGCGGGAAGAGGGGACTAAACAACCCGTCTGTGCCTCCTCAGCCAATTTCTGGGTACGATGGCCCCAAATTTCACCATCCTCATCAAGAACAGCATCCACTACCCCAAATTCCACTTCTCCAAGTAAGAGCCGCGGGGTGTGGTGACGGCCCAGCCTGAGGGCTGCCTCCTGGGAATGGGGTATTTGGGGTGCAGGTCTCGCCTCCTGCTGCCTCCTCAGGGGCAACATCGCCGACCGCACAGACGGGTACCTGAAGCGCTGCATGTTCCACGAGGCCTCCGACCTCTACTGCCCCATCTTCAAGCTGGGCTTTATCGTGGAGAAGGCTGGGGAGAGCTTCACAGAGCTTGCACACAAGGCAGGGCAAGCGCAGGCAGGGTGGGGTCAGGGCGGGCTCCCACCTGCAGAGAGGGCCTGGGGTACAGGGGAccagtccctcctccctcctgacCAGGTGGCCCCGCTcaggcagaggaaagaaatgCGATCAGCAGAACCCATCCTGTGTGGCGCTTGCTGAATTATTGACACTGGCCACGGGGCTGGCTGCTGGCACCCCTTGTGCCTCAGACACTGGACGCCCACCAGTACCCCTGAGCTGCCCCATGGGCCCCTCAGTGCACACCTCACATGCAGCCTGGGACTGACCTGGGCTTTCGAGGGGCCACTCGTGTGCCCTCCTGACCCCCTTCCCTGGCTCCTTCTTGGCAGGGTGGTGTCATCGGGGTCATCATCAACTGGGACTGTGACCTGGACCTGCCTGCATCGGAGTGCAACCCCAAGTACTCCTTCCGGAGGCTTGACCCCAAGCACGTGTCTGCCTCCTCAGGCTACAACTTCAGGTACTGTACTGGGGACACCGCTGTCCACCCTGGAATAGCTGTGGTGGGGTCCCGAGAGGCCCGTGGGGCAGCCCTGGAGTGCAGAGGATGAGTGGGCACTGGCCTTCCCATTCCAGGTTTGCCAAGTACTACAAGATCAATGGCACCACCACCCGCACGCTCATCAAGGCCTACGGGATCCGCATTGACGTCATTGTGCATGGACAGGTGGCTGCACCTGCTGAGGGCGGGTGGCCAGCCCTGCTAGCCTGGGTCTCAGCTCCTCACGCCCCACCCCTCCCTCGAGCCCCATCAGACGCTGTCAGACACTCTGACCACGACCCCATTCTCCCCAGGCCGGCAAGTTCAGCCTGATTCCCACCATTATTAATCTGGCCACAGCTCTGACTTCCGTCGGGGTGGTAAGGAACCCTCTCTGGGGTCCCAGCGGGTGCGGGGCGTCCACCAGGCCCTTACACACCGGTCTCTGCTGGCCCCAGGGCTCCTTCCTGTGCGACTGGATCTTGCTAACATTCATGAACAAAAACAAGGTCTACAGCCATAAGAAATTTGACAAGGTGTGTACGCCGAGCCGCCCCTCAGGTATCTGGCCTGTGACGCTTGCTCGTGTTTTGGGCCAGGCCCCTCCCCAACCCGGCCACTGCTCCGAGGACCAGCACCCCAGCCCTCCATCAGGCCAGGAGGGCCAACAAGGGGCCGTGTGTGGCCCAGCCTTCCCGCCCCTGCGGCCTTGCCCCATCTCTGCCCCGTCTGAGCAGATGGTGGACACTCCTGCCTCCGAGCCTGCCCAAGCCTCCACACCCACAGACCCCAAAGGTTTGGCTCAACTCTGAGCTCCTTTCCATCACACTGGACTGCAGACCCGGCCTGGTGGGGCCAGACAGTCCCCGGCTAGGGGCCTGCACAGTGGACATGGGCACCTCAATAGCGGAGCACCTCCACGCAACTGGGCACCACAGGATCCCTGTGCAAGGGCTGGGGGCATGCTCTGGCCCCAGGCTTGTGCCCTACCCTGGCATACAGCCCCTGACACCTCCTCCCCAGCTGGTCCCTACAGGGCTGCTCACTTCCCATCACCTCCCACAGCCACCTGGAACCCAAGCCAGCTGAGCTCTGAGGGGCTCTGCTCCTGGTCTTGGGCCCTGggaaccccaccccaccccacaggcGTTGTAACCTCGAATCTGCCCAGACTCTTCCCTTAGAAGTTACAACATACTCAGTCCAATAAACCTGTGAGCAGAACCTTCTGGCCTCGTTCCTTGGGGAGGAGCATTGTGAGCCCATGAATATGGGATGCCAGGCCCTGGTGGCCTGGAGCTGGGCTACATGGTGACCTCTGTCTGGGTCATCTCCCCTCTAAGTAGCCTGGGAGGTGTGCAGGGCACATATCTGCCTGCCCCATGACCCATGGTCCCCACAGCCAGCCAGGCCACGGTCAGgtctgcccaggctgggagtgcagtgggacCCAGGCCACCTCCTCAGTGCACTTGCTTCTGACAGGGCCACCCCAGACTCCAAACCAAAGCTGGCTCATCTCAAAATGTGGGAGGACAGCATGACtcaggaagagagaaatgggAGGGAGGCCAGGACAGCTGCACACAAGGAAAACGAAAGCTCAGACCACAGCAGTGCTCAGACCACAGCAGTGCTCAGACCAGTGTTCATTCCTACTCCATGGGTGGGGGCAGGAGTGCCGAGATGGCAAGTCAGGCCAGGTGGGGGGTGGACGGACACCAGCCCGGGAGCCGGCACTAACTGCATCAGGGCCTGTGGGTAATCTGGTTACTGCATCCTCAGATGCTGCAGTGGTTAGACTGGTGCCCACCAGGTGGGGAGAGGAGCCCAGAACAGTGTCATGAAGTCACCTGTGCCAGTGACAGATGACATCCTGCCTCTGAAGGGAAACCCAGTCTCAGGAGAGCTACACCACTCCCAAAGGTCAAAGAGCAGAGAAGTGCGGGAAGACGGCCCTGGTCTGACTCTAAAGCCTGAGTTTGGAGGTGTCAGCACAACTCGAGTCCTCACCCCAGCGCTGTGTTCAAGTGGCAAGAACACATCTCACAGGCCCCATTTCCCTTCACTGTGGCCCCCCAGCCTAGGGCACCGGCCTCAGGTCACCCCGCAGCCTGCACATGCTGTGGCTCACaaacacccagctcatttttggaGAAACTGGCTCTTCTGGTTGAGCCACCGCCACGGGAACCAGGGCCAGAGCTGCCCCCACCACTACTCAGATGCCCCCAGCTGGCCTCAGAGTGAACCCAGGCTGACCGGTGCCCAAGGCCGCGCCGGGCGACCCCTGGCCCTGCTAGGTGGCCTTCCTGGGGGATGAGAGGCTCTCCCCTGGCCCCATCACTCCTCACTCCCGAGGGTTCTCCAGATTCGCTTCCAGGAATGAAGCCCAGTCAGccagcctccctcctcccctgcttGCCCTAATTTGATCTGATCTCCATTCTGGAGGCCTCAGCACTCCTCCATCTGAGCAGGCATCAGGTTTCTCCAGGCAGGCGGCCCGAGCAGCATCCAGGGGCCAAACACGTGCCCAGTGGTACCCAGTCCCCTGATCTGAGGCGCCCTGCACAAATACAGTGACAACCTAGAGAAACTTCAGtatgaaatacaaacaaaaacaaagtgtaGCAGCGATGGCCTCAGACAGTAGATGGCAGGGAGAAACTAAGGCTGGCTCTGGGCCAAAGACACGAGCCTCCTGGGGAGCCTGTGGGGCCCCTCCCTCCTGTGAGGCTTCATCTGGGGTGTCTGCATTTGTGATTTACATTTCATACTCGTTTGGTGCCCTGTGAAATTggcctttcttctttctgcttccagCTGGTCCTGTGTGGACGTGAAGGAcaagggctgcagtgagccaaaagtGAGGTGCACACAGGTCTTGTTTTCCTGACGCTGATAGAGGGTTCCCTCTAGACCCGGCTCCAAATGAGCAGGGCTCACAAGCCAAAATCCAGATTCTCACGGGTTAGGGTCTGGATTCCTCAAGAAACCGGCCCACAAACTGCTCCTGTGAGGCTGTGGGGCCAGCCCATTTCTCCATGCAAACAGGTGAGACTCCAGCCCCACCAGGGCCTTGGGAACCCGTCTCGTCTCAGGGAGAGCCCAATCTCAGGGAGCCAGAAGCCCCCAGGGGCTTTTCCTCTCTCTGGGAGGCAGGACAAAGAACTGGGGGCACCTAGAGGACTCTCCCACCCCACCAGGTGTGGTGCAGGAAGCAACAGAGGCCTGGAAAAGCATTCACTGCGTGAGAAACGGCACCCAGGGCACTCGCAGCCTCGCTCATGGCCTGCTTCTTCAGGTGCTCTGGCGAGACCAGGGCCACATCCTGCTCCCGCTCCCTCCTGTGACGTCTGAGCTCCCTGAAAATGGTTTTCTTTGGTTTCCTCCCTGATCCCTGGCCTGGGGTCACAAGTTTGGACAGTCAGAGTGGTCAGTGGTCTGGTCACTGGAAGCGCGGGGATGTGGCCTTGGCATCAGGCCTGGTACAGACGCAGAGGCACCCGGGGCCCGGGGCTGGCTAACGGCCCAGCTGTGGGTTCTTCTGCAGAAGCCACTCCAGGGTCTCCAGGAGGTACGACATGCTGTAGTGCTGGGCAATGTTCCGGAAGATTCCGATCTGTTCCATGAAGACCTGCAGGAATAAACAGGCGCAGTGAGACCCCAGTCCACTCAGagaggaggccaaggaggccaGGCTGAGCCGAGGCAGATGAGGGAGAGCCCACCTGGGTGTGGATGGTGAGGGCAAAGTCCCCCGCGCAGCTGCAGTACACAGGCATGCTGGTCTCCTTCACCCCGCGGCACTTCAGGCAGACCTGAAAGGGAGCAGCCCCGATGGGCGCCGGCCAGACCTGCCTGCTGCTTCTTCACAGGCTCGCGAGACACATTCGTGGGCCCATCAGTAAGCCTTGAGCCCCCGCTGTGTGCAGCCAGCCCTCGGTTATGAGTAAAATGCACGACCTCATCCCACCCCAGACGCCCAGTCCTGAGGCCTCCTCCAGGCCCTGCTCACTCCCTCCATCCTGCAGGCCTGGACGCCGTGCACCACCACACGGCAGCTTGGCGCGTCCCCCAGCCTCTGCTCAGATGCCCCTCGGCAAGACCTTCCTGTGGCCGAGCTGTGCAaccccctcttcctcctttccttctcttcacaCTTGGGAGTGTCTGCCTCCTTCCCCCAGAAC from Pongo pygmaeus isolate AG05252 chromosome 10, NHGRI_mPonPyg2-v2.0_pri, whole genome shotgun sequence harbors:
- the P2RX2 gene encoding P2X purinoceptor 2 isoform X3, which gives rise to MAAAQPKSPAGVTARRLARGCWSALWDYETPKVIVVRNRRLGVLYRAVQLLILLYFVWYVFIVQKSYQESETGPESSIITKVKGITTSEHKVWDVEEYVKPPEGGSVFSIITRVEATHSQTQGTCPESIRVHNAACLSDADCVAGELDMLGNGLRTGRCVPYYQGPSKTCEVFGWCPVEDGASVSQFLGTMAPNFTILIKNSIHYPKFHFSKGNIADRTDGYLKRCMFHEASDLYCPIFKLGFIVEKAGESFTELAHKGGVIGVIINWDCDLDLPASECNPKYSFRRLDPKHVSASSGYNFRFAKYYKINGTTTRTLIKAYGIRIDVIVHGQAGKFSLIPTIINLATALTSVGVGSFLCDWILLTFMNKNKVYSHKKFDKVCTPSRPSGIWPVTLARVLGQAPPQPGHCSEDQHPSPPSGQEGQQGAVCGPAFPPLRPCPISAPSEQMVDTPASEPAQASTPTDPKGLAQL
- the P2RX2 gene encoding P2X purinoceptor 2 isoform X6, yielding MAAAQPKSPAGVTARRLARGCWSALWDYETPKVIVVRNRRLGVLYRAVQLLILLYFVWYVFIVQKSYQESETGPESSIITKVKGITTSEHKVWDVEEYVKPPESIRVHNAACLSDADCVAGELDMLGNGALQDLRGVWLVPGGRWGLCQPISGYDGPKFHHPHQEQHPLPQIPLLQGQHRRPHRRVPEALHVPRGLRPLLPHLQAGLYRGEGWGELHRACTQGRGGVIGVIINWDCDLDLPASECNPKYSFRRLDPKHVSASSGYNFRFAKYYKINGTTTRTLIKAYGIRIDVIVHGQAGKFSLIPTIINLATALTSVGVGSFLCDWILLTFMNKNKVYSHKKFDKVCTPSRPSGIWPVTLARVLGQAPPQPGHCSEDQHPSPPSGQEGQQGAVCGPAFPPLRPCPISAPSEQMVDTPASEPAQASTPTDPKGLAQL
- the P2RX2 gene encoding P2X purinoceptor 2 isoform X4 — its product is MAAAQPKSPAGVTARRLARGCWSALWDYETPKVIVVRNRRLGVLYRAVQLLILLYFVWYVFIVQKSYQESETGPESSIITKVKGITTSEHKVWDVEEYVKPPESIRVHNAACLSDADCVAGELDMLGNGLRTGRCVPYYQGPSKTCEVFGWCPVEDGASVSQFLGTMAPNFTILIKNSIHYPKFHFSKGNIADRTDGYLKRCMFHEASDLYCPIFKLGFIVEKAGESFTELAHKGGVIGVIINWDCDLDLPASECNPKYSFRRLDPKHVSASSGYNFRFAKYYKINGTTTRTLIKAYGIRIDVIVHGQAGKFSLIPTIINLATALTSVGVGSFLCDWILLTFMNKNKVYSHKKFDKVCTPSRPSGIWPVTLARVLGQAPPQPGHCSEDQHPSPPSGQEGQQGAVCGPAFPPLRPCPISAPSEQMVDTPASEPAQASTPTDPKGLAQL
- the P2RX2 gene encoding P2X purinoceptor 2 isoform X1 yields the protein MAAAQPKSPAGVTARRLARGCWSALWDYETPKVIVVRNRRLGVLYRAVQLLILLYFVWYVFIVQKSYQESETGPESSIITKVKGITTSEHKVWDVEEYVKPPEGGSVFSIITRVEATHSQTQGTCPESIRVHNAACLSDADCVAGELDMLGNGLRTGRCVPYYQGPSKTCEVFGWCPVEDGASVSQFLGTMAPNFTILIKNSIHYPKFHFSKGNIADRTDGYLKRCMFHEASDLYCPIFKLGFIVEKAGESFTELAHKGGVIGVIINWDCDLDLPASECNPKYSFRRLDPKHVSASSGYNFRFAKYYKINGTTTRTLIKAYGIRIDVIVHGQAGKFSLIPTIINLATALTSVGVVRNPLWGPSGCGASTRPLHTGLCWPQGSFLCDWILLTFMNKNKVYSHKKFDKVCTPSRPSGIWPVTLARVLGQAPPQPGHCSEDQHPSPPSGQEGQQGAVCGPAFPPLRPCPISAPSEQMVDTPASEPAQASTPTDPKGLAQL
- the P2RX2 gene encoding P2X purinoceptor 2 isoform X2, whose protein sequence is MAAAQPKSPAGVTARRLARGCWSALWDYETPKVIVVRNRRLGVLYRAVQLLILLYFVWYVFIVQKSYQESETGPESSIITKVKGITTSEHKVWDVEEYVKPPESIRVHNAACLSDADCVAGELDMLGNGLRTGRCVPYYQGPSKTCEVFGWCPVEDGASVSQFLGTMAPNFTILIKNSIHYPKFHFSKGNIADRTDGYLKRCMFHEASDLYCPIFKLGFIVEKAGESFTELAHKGGVIGVIINWDCDLDLPASECNPKYSFRRLDPKHVSASSGYNFRFAKYYKINGTTTRTLIKAYGIRIDVIVHGQAGKFSLIPTIINLATALTSVGVVRNPLWGPSGCGASTRPLHTGLCWPQGSFLCDWILLTFMNKNKVYSHKKFDKVCTPSRPSGIWPVTLARVLGQAPPQPGHCSEDQHPSPPSGQEGQQGAVCGPAFPPLRPCPISAPSEQMVDTPASEPAQASTPTDPKGLAQL
- the P2RX2 gene encoding P2X purinoceptor 2 isoform X5, translated to MAAAQPKSPAGVTARRLARGCWSALWDYETPKVIVVRIHCAEKLPGERDGPRELHHHQGQGDHHVRAQSMGRGGVCEAPRGLRTGRCVPYYQGPSKTCEVFGWCPVEDGASVSQFLGTMAPNFTILIKNSIHYPKFHFSKGNIADRTDGYLKRCMFHEASDLYCPIFKLGFIVEKAGESFTELAHKGGVIGVIINWDCDLDLPASECNPKYSFRRLDPKHVSASSGYNFRFAKYYKINGTTTRTLIKAYGIRIDVIVHGQAGKFSLIPTIINLATALTSVGVGSFLCDWILLTFMNKNKVYSHKKFDKVCTPSRPSGIWPVTLARVLGQAPPQPGHCSEDQHPSPPSGQEGQQGAVCGPAFPPLRPCPISAPSEQMVDTPASEPAQASTPTDPKGLAQL